A region from the Syntrophorhabdaceae bacterium genome encodes:
- a CDS encoding helix-turn-helix domain-containing protein, giving the protein MAANRQDDDGLTHPEDEPPPSVNSIEKRKAQNKNPRGPHKRLYTIPEAAHYLGRTVNALREMIWAGKLPIVRDGKRILLDQSDMDSYIERHKTVYDF; this is encoded by the coding sequence ATGGCGGCTAACAGACAAGATGATGATGGTTTAACACACCCGGAAGATGAACCGCCGCCGTCTGTCAATTCCATAGAAAAAAGAAAAGCGCAGAACAAAAATCCCAGAGGTCCTCACAAGAGACTCTATACGATACCGGAAGCAGCGCATTATTTGGGCAGGACCGTAAATGCTCTGCGTGAAATGATTTGGGCTGGGAAACTACCAATTGTGCGTGATGGCAAAAGAATATTGCTCGACCAAAGCGATATGGACTCCTACATAGAAAGACACAAGACTGTATATGACTTTTGA